In Actinoplanes sp. NBC_00393, a single genomic region encodes these proteins:
- a CDS encoding adenosine deaminase, which yields MAGIAHSDIVKAPKVLLHDHLDGGLRPATIVELAEAVDHELPTRDPEQLGEWFVAAADSGSLERYLETFAHTVAVMQTREGLHRVAKECALDLAADGVVYAEVRYAPEQHLEKGLSLDEVVEAVHAGFREGCAEAEAQGTPIRIGTLLTAMRHAARSQEIAELAVRFRDVGVVGFDIAGAEAGFPPTRHLDAFEYLQRENFHFTIHAGEAFGLPSIWQAIQWCGADRLGHGVRIIDDINSAPEGPSAVTATGGTQAAPPVLGRLAAYVRDKRIPLELCPSSNVQTGAAPSIAEHPIKLLHDLRFRVTVNTDNRLMSGTSMSREMTLLAEAFGWGWMELQWLTINAMKSAFIPYDERLVIINEVIKPAYAKLVS from the coding sequence ATGGCTGGCATCGCGCATTCCGACATCGTCAAGGCACCGAAGGTTCTGCTCCACGACCACCTGGACGGCGGTCTGCGGCCGGCCACCATCGTCGAGCTCGCCGAAGCCGTCGATCACGAACTGCCCACCCGGGATCCGGAGCAGCTCGGCGAGTGGTTCGTCGCGGCCGCCGACTCCGGCTCGCTGGAACGGTACCTGGAGACGTTCGCGCACACCGTGGCGGTGATGCAGACGCGCGAGGGCCTGCACCGGGTGGCCAAGGAGTGCGCGCTCGACCTGGCCGCCGACGGCGTGGTCTACGCCGAGGTCCGCTACGCCCCGGAACAGCACCTGGAAAAAGGGCTGAGCCTGGACGAGGTGGTCGAGGCGGTGCACGCCGGGTTCCGTGAGGGCTGCGCCGAGGCGGAGGCGCAGGGCACGCCGATCCGGATCGGCACCCTGCTGACCGCCATGCGGCACGCCGCCCGGTCGCAGGAGATCGCCGAGCTGGCCGTCCGCTTCCGGGACGTCGGCGTGGTCGGTTTCGACATCGCCGGCGCCGAGGCCGGCTTCCCGCCCACCCGGCACCTCGACGCCTTCGAGTACCTGCAGCGGGAGAACTTCCACTTCACCATCCACGCCGGCGAGGCCTTCGGGCTGCCGTCGATCTGGCAGGCCATCCAGTGGTGCGGGGCCGACCGGCTGGGCCACGGCGTGCGCATCATCGACGACATCAACAGCGCGCCGGAGGGCCCGAGCGCGGTCACCGCGACCGGTGGCACACAGGCCGCCCCGCCGGTGCTCGGCCGTCTCGCCGCCTACGTCCGGGACAAGCGGATCCCGCTCGAGCTGTGCCCCTCGTCGAACGTGCAGACCGGTGCGGCGCCCTCGATCGCCGAGCACCCGATCAAGCTGCTGCACGATCTCCGCTTCCGGGTCACGGTCAACACCGACAACCGGCTGATGAGCGGTACGTCGATGTCCCGCGAGATGACACTGCTCGCGGAGGCGTTCGGCTGGGGCTGGATGGAACTGCAGTGGCTGACGATCAACGCGATGAAGTCGGCGTTCATCCCGTACGACGAGCGATTGGTGATCATCAACGAGGTGATCAAGCCGGCGTATGCCAAGTTGGTGAGCTGA
- a CDS encoding putative RNA methyltransferase, translated as MIDGAIPYLWCPVCREPLTRRERALRCARGHSFDMAKQGYADLSAGRLPHTGDTAEMVADRADFLAAGHYDFIASALAEHRTDGLVLDAGTGTGDYLARFLTDSPGATGLGLDVSKPALRRAARAHPRAAAVLTDLWRPLPVVDACAAVILNVFAPRNGPEFRRVLHPDGVLLVVTPAADHLTELIATHHLIHVDPNKSERVSAALGDHFELVSGTALRRSIMLTAAQTRTLIGMTPSARHVPLEDLPARAVEVTAAVDLAVYRPR; from the coding sequence ATGATCGACGGAGCAATTCCGTATCTGTGGTGCCCGGTGTGCCGCGAACCACTCACGCGACGCGAGCGGGCCTTGCGCTGCGCGCGCGGGCACAGCTTCGACATGGCCAAGCAGGGGTACGCCGACCTCAGCGCAGGACGTCTGCCGCACACCGGTGACACCGCGGAAATGGTCGCCGACCGCGCCGATTTCCTGGCCGCCGGGCACTACGACTTCATCGCGTCGGCGCTCGCCGAACACCGGACCGACGGGCTGGTCCTGGACGCCGGCACCGGAACCGGCGACTATCTGGCCCGCTTCCTGACGGACTCCCCCGGAGCGACCGGCCTCGGCCTGGACGTCTCCAAGCCCGCGCTGCGCCGGGCGGCCCGGGCCCATCCACGCGCCGCGGCCGTCCTGACCGATCTGTGGCGGCCGCTGCCGGTGGTGGACGCGTGCGCCGCCGTGATTTTGAACGTCTTCGCGCCGCGCAACGGCCCGGAGTTCCGCCGTGTGCTCCACCCGGACGGCGTGCTGCTCGTCGTCACTCCGGCCGCCGACCACCTCACCGAACTGATCGCCACGCACCACCTGATCCACGTCGACCCGAACAAGTCGGAGCGGGTGAGCGCGGCGCTCGGCGACCATTTCGAGCTCGTCTCCGGCACCGCGCTGCGGCGGTCGATCATGCTCACCGCGGCGCAGACACGCACTCTGATCGGCATGACCCCGAGCGCACGGCACGTGCCGCTGGAGGACCTGCCGGCGCGGGCGGTCGAGGTGACCGCGGCGGTCGATCTCGCGGTCTACCGGCCGCGCTAG
- a CDS encoding DUF4272 domain-containing protein, which yields MTKAAPDPRAVREASLDELARLGLPLPPLAFPLVWEAGDTVELRPVAELEARAAVLHVVVARCFGMPTEAAMSWLLGSHLVESVTPPEWQFVIGAKGDHRSFVLHHDAVFALGWLLGLSRHLDPTVPPEERLMDQMPDLPGGETFTSWRSRSLVAVRDPIEAAVLLDLYYCLDWAYQEAEQQGRSLPGEVDSNAIGQRRWALEWAVIFHGPYHDKPPEWEEVDLSV from the coding sequence ATGACAAAGGCCGCCCCCGATCCCCGAGCGGTTCGCGAGGCCAGCCTCGACGAACTCGCTCGTCTCGGCCTGCCCCTCCCGCCCCTTGCGTTTCCGCTGGTCTGGGAGGCGGGTGACACGGTCGAACTGCGACCGGTCGCCGAGCTGGAAGCCCGCGCCGCGGTGCTGCACGTCGTCGTCGCGCGCTGCTTCGGCATGCCCACCGAGGCGGCGATGAGCTGGCTGCTCGGGTCCCACCTGGTCGAATCGGTCACCCCGCCGGAGTGGCAGTTCGTGATCGGGGCCAAGGGCGACCACCGCTCGTTCGTGCTGCACCACGACGCGGTGTTCGCCCTGGGCTGGCTGCTCGGCCTGAGCCGGCACCTGGATCCCACGGTGCCGCCGGAGGAGCGGCTGATGGACCAGATGCCGGACCTGCCGGGCGGCGAGACCTTCACCAGCTGGCGTTCCCGGTCGCTGGTCGCGGTCCGTGACCCGATCGAGGCCGCGGTGCTGCTGGACCTCTACTACTGCCTGGACTGGGCGTACCAGGAGGCCGAGCAGCAGGGCCGGTCACTGCCCGGCGAGGTGGACAGCAACGCGATCGGCCAGCGCCGCTGGGCGCTGGAGTGGGCGGTCATCTTCCACGGCCCCTACCACGACAAACCCCCGGAGTGGGAAGAGGTCGACCTGTCGGTCTAG
- a CDS encoding thymidine phosphorylase: MSNFTAVDVIRAKRDGHSLSDAQIDWVVDAYTKGVVADEQMSALAMAILLRGMTPAEIARWTAAMIASGERLDLSSVSRPTADKHSTGGVGDKITLPLTPLVAACGVAVPQLSGRGLGHTGGTLDKLESIPGWQARISNEQFKSQLQDIGAVICAAGEGLAPADRKLYALRDVTGTVEAIPLIASSIMSKKIAEGTGALVLDVKVGTGAFMKDLPTAQELARTMVQLGKDSGVTTVALLTDMNTPLGYAVGNANEVAESVEVLAGGGPADVVELTLALAREMLAAAGVDADPAKALASGAAMDSWRAMIRAQGGDPDAALPTAAHTEMLRAGSDGVVQTVDAYGIGIAAWRLGAGRARKEDPVSFGAGVQLKVRPGDRVKAGDVLLELRADDESRIPVARDDAEGAIRIGDEEPASVRLLLDRIA, translated from the coding sequence ATGAGCAATTTCACAGCTGTGGACGTCATCCGCGCGAAGCGGGACGGCCACAGCCTCTCCGACGCGCAGATCGACTGGGTGGTCGACGCGTACACCAAGGGTGTCGTCGCCGACGAGCAGATGTCGGCGCTGGCCATGGCGATCCTGCTGCGCGGGATGACGCCGGCGGAGATCGCCCGGTGGACCGCCGCGATGATCGCCAGTGGTGAGCGGCTGGACCTGTCGTCGGTCTCCCGGCCGACCGCCGACAAGCACTCCACCGGCGGCGTCGGCGACAAGATCACACTGCCGCTCACCCCGCTCGTGGCCGCGTGCGGGGTGGCCGTGCCGCAGCTGTCCGGGCGCGGTCTCGGGCACACCGGCGGCACCCTGGACAAGCTCGAATCGATCCCGGGCTGGCAGGCCCGGATCTCCAACGAGCAGTTCAAGAGCCAGTTGCAGGACATCGGCGCGGTCATCTGCGCCGCCGGCGAGGGCCTGGCCCCCGCCGACCGCAAGCTCTACGCGCTGCGCGACGTCACCGGCACCGTCGAGGCCATCCCGCTGATCGCCAGCTCGATCATGAGCAAGAAGATCGCCGAGGGAACCGGCGCGCTGGTCCTGGACGTCAAGGTCGGCACCGGCGCCTTCATGAAGGACCTGCCGACCGCCCAGGAGCTGGCCCGGACCATGGTCCAGCTCGGCAAGGACAGCGGGGTCACCACGGTCGCGCTGCTCACCGACATGAACACCCCACTCGGGTACGCCGTGGGCAACGCGAACGAAGTCGCGGAGTCGGTCGAGGTGCTCGCCGGTGGCGGTCCGGCCGACGTGGTCGAGCTGACCCTCGCGCTGGCCCGGGAGATGCTGGCCGCGGCAGGCGTGGACGCCGACCCGGCGAAGGCGCTCGCGTCCGGCGCGGCGATGGACAGCTGGCGGGCGATGATCCGGGCGCAGGGCGGCGACCCGGACGCGGCACTGCCGACCGCGGCGCACACCGAGATGCTGCGGGCCGGCAGCGACGGCGTGGTGCAGACCGTCGACGCGTACGGGATCGGCATCGCCGCCTGGCGTCTGGGCGCCGGCCGGGCGCGCAAGGAGGACCCGGTCAGCTTCGGCGCCGGCGTTCAGCTCAAGGTCCGCCCCGGCGACCGGGTCAAGGCCGGTGACGTGCTGCTCGAGCTGCGCGCTGACGACGAGTCCCGGATTCCGGTGGCCCGCGACGACGCCGAAGGGGCGATCCGCATCGGTGACGAGGAGCCCGCCTCTGTCCGCCTCCTGCTGGACCGCATAGCCTGA